The genomic segment AATGACCCACCGCTATCGCGGGCAAGCCCGGCTCCCACAGTTGATCTTCAGTGAACACAAAATCGGTGTTCGGCAGCGATCCAGTGTGGGAGCGGGCTTGCCCGCGATGGGGCCATCAGCTTCAACATCAATGCCGACTGACCCACCACCATCGCGGGCAAGCCCGGCTCCCACAGAGATCTTCAGTGAACACAAAATTGGCGCTCGACCGCGATCCACTGTGGGAGCGGGCTTGCCCGCGATGGGGCCAGCACCTTCAACATCAATGCCGACTGATCCACCGCCTTCGCGAGCAGGCTTACTCCCACATTGTCCTGCGTTTAACTGAGGGGCAAGCCGAACAACAACACATCCGCCCGTTCTTCACCAAAACGCGCGATATTCGGCAAACGCGCCCACAACGTTGCGCCAATCGACTGCACGATATGCTGGCTGGGGACGTTGGCGGCCATGATCCAGGCCACCAGGGTTTCCAGGCCGAACTGGCGACCGAGGATCACTGTGGCATGCCCCAACCTCACGCCAATCCCGCTGCCATGTCGATCGGCACGGACATAGATCGCCGTTTCCCCGGTGTTGCGACACGCCTGGGTGCCCCAACTGAAGCGGTTGATCGACAACCAGCCGACCACTTCCCCACCACGTTCAAGTACGTACACCGGCAGCCCGTCGCGCTTGTACAGGTTGATGTAGAAGGTCACTTCTTCCAGGGTCATGGGCCGGGTCACCGGGGAGTTGGCACCAGTGCCGGCGGTTTCGTTGAAGATGTGCATCATCGCCGGCAGGTCGGCGTCGCAGGACTCTCGAACACCCCGTGGCAGGACTGCGGGTGCCGTGCGGCTGACAAAACCGTTCATTGATGGGCACTCCCGGCGTACACACTCATTTTCAACTGGCCACGGGCCCGGGCCAGCCGCGAGCGCACGGTGCCGATCGGCACACCCAATTGCAGCGCGGCGTCCTGATAGCTGATGTCCGAGTCGACCACCAGATCAATCACCGCGCGCATGTCCACGGACAACCGGTCGATGGCTTCCAGGGTCCGGCCCAGCAGCCGTTGATGATCACTGACCTGACTGGGGTCATGCCCGTGCTCCAGGCTCTCGATCCCCGACTCCTCCAGCACCGCGCAAGGCGGCTGGCTGTAGAGGGTCTTGAAGTGATTGCTGACCAGGTTGGTGGCAATCCCGAACAGCCAGGTTTCAGGTTTCGAGGCGCCGAGAAACTTGTGCTGGTTACGCCAGGCCTCGAGGTAGGTCATTTGCATCAGATCGTCGA from the Pseudomonas sp. N3-W genome contains:
- a CDS encoding GNAT family N-acetyltransferase; protein product: MNGFVSRTAPAVLPRGVRESCDADLPAMMHIFNETAGTGANSPVTRPMTLEEVTFYINLYKRDGLPVYVLERGGEVVGWLSINRFSWGTQACRNTGETAIYVRADRHGSGIGVRLGHATVILGRQFGLETLVAWIMAANVPSQHIVQSIGATLWARLPNIARFGEERADVLLFGLPLS
- a CDS encoding RNA polymerase sigma factor, which translates into the protein MEASTVQTEANVIGTIKLDLGGLALRSEKKLRCFINKRVFNRADVDDLMQMTYLEAWRNQHKFLGASKPETWLFGIATNLVSNHFKTLYSQPPCAVLEESGIESLEHGHDPSQVSDHQRLLGRTLEAIDRLSVDMRAVIDLVVDSDISYQDAALQLGVPIGTVRSRLARARGQLKMSVYAGSAHQ